One region of Marivirga arenosa genomic DNA includes:
- a CDS encoding T9SS type A sorting domain-containing protein: protein MRGILLFLALSLIAFFQHSTIQAQNITEYQFEVSIETYQEITGGQLISNSTNLNDQFFDDINIGFNFSYGNNTFNKFGVSANGYVVLGTLANTSSNSPIADLNNAISPLGGDLRSKNGSSIRTELQGSSPNRIRIIQWRNFRHNNRNGNLNFQLKLFEGSGKIEFSYGNNSIDYNGFGDYFSLGYDVQVGLRGNSNTDFNSRQLNWNLFQGENWNTTNTENAVNNNSVVDLWFNSVPSTDLNFSYSRNESDLGINLFPNVAELCAEQEFIYSLEVVNSSASDNSNIEAEFNLPLGLSFISASASNGTYDENTGIYSIPILGANETAVLDIIVSVDAGMEGSTINAIAEILSATASDPNLSNNNASVDLTVGSNSSPQLSTIPNQTAPYNGVSAPIDFTVSDAETAANDLIISVSSSNQTLLPNANITVGGSGENRELTLQPALNQFGITTVTVELSDGTCPIIKTFEVEVFRQIFNNFEAAKIVVGQPDFTSGSTTPSDIVAPGSNSSAVSVKGVLAVGSQTTNRVLIWNSVPTSNGEPADVVVGQTNFTNTGNGTRNNRLWSPNGVTFSPDGNKLIVTDSRNNRILIWNSIPTSNNAPADVVVGQNNFNSRNARATQNGLNFPSDVQVTPSGKMIVTDRGNSRVLIFNKIPTSNYENADVVIGQTNFTNNNPGTAPDRLRIPWSTSISPDGKLLIADDENHRVLVFNSIPTTNGASADVVIGQDDFNSGNPGIGANRFSFPGVTVSPSGVIAVADFSNNRALIFNEIPTTNGVDADVVLGQRNFNERVSFNDGNGNTGTPSDRNMDTPYGINFDLNERLYINGRGMNRMMIFGETPSQVSDLSITFSSNSNTPCVNSLVTYSVEITNNGPNNATNVVVTSALPSGFTPTGFDAQRGTYNQESGFWRIPFIGDGETITLEMLGTVNAGENNNIITAYASVRSYNQNDSDFSNNAGSVDIEVLDNDAPIISEIDDVILDINTPSPNINFTVDDANVGANNVNVVASSSNQSLVQDANINVIGGGSNRFLQITPENDQFGLVTISVTVDDGTCSTTESFELFVGNVWLGNTTVWDAVNNWSAGVPSDVISAVIPANPLGGNFPVINNAAEVNNLIINDNAKITVNAGRNLDVYGNLTNLGTEYTGNGSVTMVGLSTQWIMGRISGLIINNGSGVNLENDLSTQRPLNLQAGQLNVGNNSLTIRNPIAGNANSLIMDATSTLNIEGTTAGITVPASINNLRKLQLNNGSGLTLNGNLQIADTLSLSTGTFNIGNNTLELNGYSQIQNGRLASLPNAILRINSANDAGKIIYSITQNQLSNLIINVTNGQFEIENTIIINNQLELIEGKLISTNGLINVSNNAQEGLSTSANSFIAGTLRRAVTAGINYTLPVGSMDFKQAVNIFFNSMSSSTSLDVFFNESSSDPSFTDISDLNLSVDGNQVEQLLDYGFWTLTPTNTTGTYVYNISVTSQGHANGNEIGNHILLKREDATADWEILGDYSSENEGGSFTDPITVSRSNLTGFSDFAIGSSTQGPLPVELISFEAVQEQNGVKLEWSTASEKNNSHFEIQKSNDGKEFETLGIVQGNGNSSSIIEYEFMDYSNHGNVSYYRLKQLDFDGQFEFSDVVKVQFSAQLFNINIHPNPASNLIYINFDEAVGATTIQFVNTKGQIVKKETVEEANQLELNIADLPVGYYQLLIWSKTKKGLISSNYKLLKN, encoded by the coding sequence ATGAGAGGAATCTTACTATTTTTAGCATTATCATTAATTGCATTTTTTCAACATTCAACCATACAAGCTCAAAACATTACAGAGTATCAGTTTGAGGTTAGCATTGAAACCTATCAGGAGATTACTGGAGGACAACTGATTTCAAATAGTACCAACTTAAACGATCAGTTTTTTGATGACATCAACATCGGATTCAATTTTAGTTATGGTAATAATACATTCAATAAGTTTGGTGTAAGCGCTAATGGTTATGTTGTACTAGGAACACTCGCTAATACTAGTTCAAATTCTCCAATTGCTGATCTAAATAATGCAATAAGTCCTTTAGGTGGAGATTTAAGATCTAAAAATGGCTCATCTATAAGAACAGAATTGCAAGGATCCTCTCCAAATAGAATTAGAATAATCCAATGGAGAAATTTCAGACATAACAATCGAAACGGAAACTTGAACTTCCAATTAAAATTATTTGAAGGTTCCGGTAAAATCGAATTCAGTTATGGAAATAATTCTATAGACTACAATGGATTTGGCGATTACTTCTCACTAGGATATGATGTTCAGGTAGGTTTAAGAGGTAATTCAAATACTGATTTTAATTCCAGACAACTAAATTGGAATTTATTCCAAGGAGAAAATTGGAATACAACTAACACAGAAAATGCTGTTAATAATAACAGCGTTGTAGACTTATGGTTTAATAGTGTTCCAAGTACTGATCTGAATTTCTCTTATTCCAGAAATGAATCTGACTTAGGCATCAACCTTTTTCCTAACGTAGCTGAATTGTGTGCAGAACAGGAATTTATATATTCCTTAGAAGTGGTAAATTCTTCTGCATCCGACAACTCTAACATTGAAGCAGAATTCAATCTTCCTTTAGGCCTTTCTTTCATTTCAGCTAGTGCCTCAAATGGAACTTATGATGAAAATACAGGAATCTACAGTATTCCAATTTTAGGAGCTAACGAAACCGCTGTTTTGGATATAATTGTATCAGTAGATGCTGGTATGGAAGGCAGTACGATTAATGCAATTGCTGAAATTCTTAGCGCAACAGCTTCTGATCCAAATCTATCTAACAACAATGCTTCAGTCGACTTGACGGTTGGTTCTAATTCTAGTCCGCAATTATCTACTATTCCTAATCAAACTGCTCCTTATAATGGCGTTTCTGCACCTATTGATTTTACTGTTTCAGATGCTGAAACTGCTGCTAATGATTTAATTATTTCAGTAAGTTCCTCTAATCAAACCCTTTTACCTAATGCTAATATAACAGTAGGAGGAAGCGGAGAAAACAGGGAATTAACATTACAACCTGCATTGAATCAGTTTGGAATTACTACCGTAACGGTTGAGCTTTCAGACGGGACATGTCCGATTATTAAAACTTTTGAGGTAGAAGTATTTCGCCAGATCTTTAACAATTTTGAAGCAGCAAAAATTGTGGTAGGGCAACCTGACTTTACTTCAGGATCAACAACGCCATCTGATATAGTAGCTCCTGGTTCCAACAGTTCAGCCGTGAGTGTAAAAGGTGTTTTAGCAGTAGGTTCTCAAACAACTAACCGTGTTTTAATATGGAATTCAGTGCCTACTTCAAATGGAGAACCTGCTGATGTGGTAGTAGGACAAACAAATTTCACCAATACAGGAAATGGGACAAGAAATAATAGATTATGGAGTCCGAACGGAGTTACTTTTAGTCCCGATGGTAACAAGCTAATTGTCACAGATTCTAGAAATAATAGAATATTAATCTGGAACAGTATACCCACTTCTAATAATGCACCAGCAGATGTTGTAGTGGGACAAAATAATTTCAACTCTCGTAATGCGCGTGCTACTCAAAACGGCTTAAATTTTCCTTCAGATGTTCAAGTAACCCCAAGTGGTAAAATGATTGTTACGGATAGAGGAAACAGTAGAGTTTTAATTTTCAATAAAATTCCTACTTCAAATTACGAAAATGCTGATGTTGTGATCGGCCAAACCAATTTCACTAATAATAATCCTGGCACAGCACCAGATAGACTCCGAATTCCTTGGAGTACTTCTATTTCACCCGATGGAAAACTTTTGATTGCTGACGATGAAAATCACAGAGTGCTAGTATTTAATTCTATCCCAACAACTAATGGGGCTTCTGCAGATGTAGTAATTGGACAGGATGATTTTAATTCTGGCAACCCTGGCATAGGAGCTAATAGATTTTCATTTCCAGGTGTAACAGTATCTCCTTCAGGAGTTATAGCTGTAGCAGATTTTAGCAATAACAGAGCTCTAATTTTCAATGAGATACCAACAACAAACGGAGTGGATGCTGATGTGGTTTTAGGTCAAAGAAATTTTAATGAGCGAGTTTCCTTTAATGATGGAAACGGTAACACAGGAACTCCTTCAGATAGGAATATGGATACACCTTACGGTATCAATTTCGATTTAAATGAACGTCTATACATAAACGGTAGAGGTATGAACCGAATGATGATTTTCGGGGAAACTCCTTCTCAAGTATCTGATTTATCAATTACTTTCTCTTCTAATTCAAATACACCTTGCGTCAATAGTTTGGTAACCTACAGTGTTGAAATCACAAATAATGGTCCAAATAACGCTACCAATGTGGTAGTAACTTCTGCCTTGCCTTCTGGCTTCACCCCTACTGGTTTCGATGCACAAAGAGGTACTTACAATCAAGAAAGCGGTTTCTGGAGAATTCCTTTCATAGGTGATGGTGAAACGATAACCTTAGAAATGCTTGGAACTGTAAATGCAGGAGAAAACAATAACATTATCACAGCATATGCCAGTGTGCGATCTTACAATCAAAATGATTCTGACTTTAGTAACAACGCTGGAAGTGTTGATATTGAAGTTTTGGATAATGATGCTCCTATTATTAGCGAAATTGATGATGTCATTCTAGATATCAATACTCCCTCTCCAAATATTAATTTCACAGTAGATGACGCCAATGTTGGTGCTAATAACGTAAATGTGGTAGCCAGCAGTTCAAATCAAAGCTTAGTACAAGATGCAAATATCAATGTGATAGGTGGTGGCTCCAATAGATTTTTACAAATCACCCCAGAAAATGATCAGTTCGGATTAGTGACGATCAGTGTAACAGTTGATGATGGCACATGTAGCACTACGGAAAGTTTCGAATTATTTGTAGGTAATGTTTGGTTAGGAAATACCACGGTTTGGGATGCAGTCAACAACTGGTCAGCAGGAGTTCCATCTGATGTAATTTCAGCAGTAATACCTGCCAACCCTTTAGGAGGTAATTTCCCAGTAATCAATAATGCTGCTGAAGTGAATAATTTAATTATAAATGATAATGCCAAAATCACCGTAAATGCAGGAAGGAATCTAGACGTTTATGGAAACTTAACTAATTTAGGTACTGAATATACTGGCAATGGCAGTGTTACAATGGTAGGTTTAAGCACTCAATGGATTATGGGAAGGATCAGTGGATTAATTATTAATAATGGAAGTGGCGTTAATTTAGAAAATGACCTTTCTACGCAAAGACCTTTAAATCTTCAAGCAGGGCAACTAAATGTAGGGAATAATAGCCTCACTATACGAAATCCTATTGCTGGAAATGCTAATAGCTTGATTATGGATGCTACTTCTACCTTAAATATTGAAGGAACTACTGCGGGTATTACAGTTCCCGCTTCTATTAATAACTTAAGAAAACTACAACTGAATAATGGTAGTGGCTTAACATTAAATGGAAATCTTCAGATTGCTGATACTTTAAGCTTATCAACAGGTACTTTTAACATAGGTAACAATACATTAGAATTAAATGGCTATAGTCAAATTCAAAACGGTCGTTTAGCATCTTTACCTAACGCTATTTTAAGAATTAACTCAGCAAATGATGCAGGTAAGATCATTTATAGCATCACACAAAACCAATTATCTAACTTGATTATAAATGTAACAAATGGTCAGTTTGAAATTGAAAATACCATAATTATCAATAATCAATTGGAGCTTATAGAAGGTAAGTTGATAAGCACTAATGGGCTTATTAATGTTTCTAATAATGCTCAAGAAGGCTTAAGCACATCTGCAAATTCATTTATTGCCGGAACATTACGAAGAGCAGTTACTGCAGGAATAAACTACACTCTACCTGTGGGTTCAATGGATTTTAAACAAGCAGTAAACATTTTCTTTAACTCCATGTCTTCAAGTACTAGCCTAGACGTATTTTTTAATGAAAGCTCTTCTGATCCATCATTTACAGATATAAGTGATTTAAATTTATCTGTAGATGGAAATCAGGTTGAACAACTATTGGACTATGGCTTCTGGACTTTAACTCCTACTAATACGACCGGTACTTACGTATATAATATTTCTGTTACTTCTCAAGGCCATGCTAATGGTAATGAGATTGGAAATCATATTCTTTTAAAACGTGAAGATGCTACTGCAGATTGGGAGATATTGGGAGATTATTCTTCCGAAAATGAAGGTGGAAGTTTTACAGATCCTATAACAGTTAGCCGTTCAAACCTTACTGGATTTAGTGACTTTGCAATTGGCTCATCAACCCAAGGTCCTTTACCAGTAGAATTAATTTCCTTTGAGGCAGTTCAAGAACAAAACGGAGTAAAACTTGAATGGTCAACTGCCTCTGAAAAAAATAACTCACATTTTGAAATTCAAAAATCTAATG
- the ald gene encoding alanine dehydrogenase yields the protein MIIGVPKEIKNNENRVALTPAGTQELVKRGHEVYIQTTAGEGSGFLDDDYVASGAQILPDIQSTYAKADMIMKVKEPIEEEYELIKEDQLVFTYFHFAAYEDLTKAMIKSKSICLAYETVERPDKSLPLLVPMSEVAGRMAIQEGAKYLEKPLQGRGILLGGVPGVRPAKVMILGGGVVGTNAAKMAAGMGADVTIMDVNLQRLRYLDDVMPANVNTFMSSEYNIREMLHRVDLIVGAVLIPGGKAPHLVTRDMLKEMRPGTVLVDVAVDQGGCIETCKPTTHQDPTYIIDDVVHYCVANMPGAVPYTSTLALTNATLPYAIELAEKGWVKACQDNRELALGLNIIKGDVVYDAVADAYGYDHVPFEKYLGNVWDKI from the coding sequence ATGATCATTGGGGTACCAAAAGAAATCAAAAACAACGAGAATCGTGTCGCGTTGACACCTGCTGGAACGCAAGAGTTAGTGAAAAGAGGCCATGAAGTATACATTCAAACTACCGCTGGAGAAGGAAGTGGTTTTCTTGATGATGATTATGTAGCATCAGGTGCTCAAATTTTACCAGACATTCAGAGTACTTATGCTAAGGCTGATATGATAATGAAGGTAAAAGAGCCTATTGAAGAAGAATATGAATTGATTAAAGAAGATCAATTAGTATTCACTTACTTCCACTTTGCTGCCTACGAGGATTTGACTAAAGCAATGATCAAGAGTAAATCAATTTGTTTGGCATACGAAACAGTTGAAAGACCAGACAAAAGCTTACCTCTTTTGGTACCAATGTCAGAGGTAGCTGGAAGAATGGCAATACAAGAAGGTGCTAAATACTTAGAAAAACCTTTACAAGGAAGAGGAATTTTATTAGGTGGAGTTCCAGGTGTTAGACCTGCAAAGGTAATGATATTAGGGGGTGGAGTTGTAGGTACAAACGCTGCAAAAATGGCTGCTGGTATGGGAGCTGACGTAACTATTATGGATGTGAATCTTCAGAGATTACGTTATTTAGATGATGTAATGCCAGCAAACGTTAACACTTTCATGTCTAGTGAATATAACATTCGTGAAATGTTACATAGAGTGGACTTAATCGTAGGTGCAGTTTTAATTCCTGGTGGAAAAGCACCTCATTTGGTTACTCGTGATATGTTGAAAGAAATGCGTCCAGGTACAGTTTTAGTAGATGTTGCAGTTGATCAAGGAGGTTGTATCGAAACATGTAAACCTACTACTCACCAAGACCCAACTTACATCATTGATGATGTAGTTCACTATTGTGTAGCGAATATGCCAGGTGCAGTTCCTTATACTTCAACTTTAGCATTAACGAATGCCACTTTACCATATGCAATTGAATTAGCTGAAAAAGGATGGGTAAAAGCTTGTCAGGACAATAGAGAATTAGCATTAGGTTTAAATATCATCAAAGGTGATGTGGTTTATGATGCTGTTGCAGATGCATACGGTTATGATCATGTTCCTTTTGAAAAATATTTAGGAAACGTTTGGGATAAAATATAA
- a CDS encoding alpha-ketoacid dehydrogenase subunit alpha/beta gives MTTTKSKKKNKFSISKEEILNDFRLGWESRHASLMGRKEVFMGKAKFGIFGDGKELAQLAMAKAFKNGDFRSGYYRDQTFMFATGELSIQAYFAQLYAHTDVNADPASAGRLMNGHFATRMLDEAGKYTNLTDSKNSSSDVSPTAAQMPRLVGLAFASKLFRENKDLYKKEFEKYSIEGNEVAFGTIGNASTSEGMFYESINAAGVLQIPMLISVWDDHYGISVPQEFHTTKGSISEVLSGFQRSKDKKGYEILTVKGWDYEALVETYQKASKISREEHVPSMVHVLELTQPQGHSTSGSHERYKSKERLEWEAEYDCLNQFRKYIIKEKLATAEELDQIENEAKQTAKDAKDAAWKAFIGEIKDQQKEALGLLNELAEESAENKISEIADELKSAMNPLRLDNIKAVKKSLRLVINHEGEAKNKLLNWLNAVMEEGHDRYSSHLYSESDESALKVEVIDAEYSDDPKKVDGREVLQACFDAALARDPRVFAFGEDVGKIGDVNQAFAGLQEKHGELRVMDTGIRECTILGQGIGAALRGLRPIAEIQYLDYLLYAIQIMSDDLASLQYRTKGGQKAPLIIRTRGHRLEGVWHSGSPMGMILNSIRGIYVLVPRNMTQAAGFYNTMLQSDDPALIIECLNGYRLKEELPENVGEFTVPLGQPETIREGEDVTIVTYGSMCRVVMDAAEQLAEQGISCEVIDVQSLLPFDIDHKIVESVKKTNRVIFADEDVPGGATGFMMQKVLEEQKAYKYLDAQPMTITAEEHRPAYASDGDYFSKPQVETVFDRVYEMMNEFDPEQYPALY, from the coding sequence ATGACAACCACCAAAAGCAAAAAGAAGAATAAATTTAGTATTTCGAAAGAAGAAATTTTGAATGATTTCCGATTAGGATGGGAGAGTAGACATGCCAGTTTAATGGGCCGTAAAGAGGTCTTCATGGGAAAGGCTAAATTCGGAATCTTCGGTGATGGTAAAGAGCTAGCGCAATTAGCCATGGCGAAAGCCTTTAAAAATGGTGATTTTCGCTCTGGTTATTATAGAGACCAAACCTTTATGTTTGCTACTGGGGAGTTGAGCATTCAGGCTTATTTTGCTCAGCTTTATGCTCACACAGATGTAAATGCTGACCCAGCTTCAGCCGGTAGATTAATGAATGGTCATTTCGCTACCAGAATGTTAGATGAAGCAGGTAAATACACTAATCTTACGGATAGTAAAAATAGCTCTTCTGATGTTTCACCTACAGCTGCTCAAATGCCTAGATTAGTCGGCTTGGCATTTGCTTCTAAATTATTCAGAGAAAATAAAGATTTATACAAAAAGGAATTCGAAAAATATTCAATTGAGGGTAATGAAGTAGCTTTTGGTACCATTGGTAATGCTTCTACTTCTGAAGGAATGTTTTATGAATCGATAAATGCTGCTGGTGTTTTACAAATTCCGATGTTAATTTCAGTTTGGGATGATCATTATGGTATAAGTGTGCCACAGGAATTCCACACTACAAAAGGAAGCATTTCTGAAGTTTTATCGGGTTTCCAAAGATCAAAGGATAAAAAGGGCTATGAAATATTAACCGTTAAAGGTTGGGATTACGAAGCCTTAGTTGAAACTTATCAAAAGGCATCCAAGATTTCTAGAGAAGAGCACGTGCCTTCAATGGTTCATGTTTTGGAACTAACTCAGCCTCAAGGTCACTCTACTTCAGGTTCTCATGAGCGCTATAAATCAAAAGAAAGATTAGAGTGGGAAGCTGAATATGATTGCTTAAATCAATTCAGAAAGTATATCATTAAAGAGAAATTAGCCACTGCTGAGGAGCTTGATCAAATTGAAAATGAAGCGAAGCAAACTGCAAAGGATGCAAAAGATGCGGCTTGGAAAGCTTTCATTGGTGAAATTAAAGATCAACAAAAAGAAGCATTAGGCCTACTAAATGAATTAGCGGAAGAATCAGCTGAAAATAAGATTTCTGAGATTGCGGATGAGCTTAAGTCGGCTATGAACCCGTTGAGGTTAGATAATATTAAAGCTGTTAAAAAATCTTTAAGATTAGTTATTAATCATGAAGGTGAAGCGAAAAACAAATTGCTTAATTGGCTTAATGCCGTAATGGAGGAGGGTCATGACAGATACAGTTCACATTTATATAGTGAATCTGACGAGTCTGCTTTAAAAGTTGAAGTAATTGATGCTGAGTATTCCGATGACCCTAAAAAGGTCGATGGTAGAGAAGTATTGCAAGCTTGTTTCGATGCTGCATTAGCTCGTGATCCTAGAGTATTTGCTTTTGGAGAAGATGTAGGGAAAATTGGAGATGTAAACCAAGCTTTTGCTGGCTTGCAAGAAAAGCATGGTGAGCTAAGAGTTATGGATACAGGTATTAGAGAATGTACAATTCTGGGGCAAGGAATAGGTGCTGCTTTAAGAGGATTAAGACCTATAGCTGAAATTCAGTATCTAGACTATTTATTATATGCAATTCAGATCATGTCTGATGATTTGGCTTCTCTTCAATACAGAACAAAAGGAGGACAAAAAGCTCCATTAATCATAAGAACGAGAGGTCATAGACTAGAAGGTGTTTGGCATTCAGGCTCTCCTATGGGCATGATCTTAAATTCTATTAGAGGAATTTATGTTTTAGTTCCTCGTAATATGACTCAAGCTGCTGGTTTCTATAATACCATGCTTCAATCTGATGATCCTGCTTTAATCATAGAATGTCTAAACGGATACAGGTTAAAAGAAGAATTACCTGAAAACGTTGGAGAATTCACTGTACCTCTTGGTCAGCCGGAAACGATCAGAGAAGGTGAAGATGTTACGATCGTTACTTATGGTTCAATGTGCAGAGTAGTAATGGATGCTGCTGAACAATTAGCAGAACAAGGTATATCGTGTGAAGTGATTGATGTTCAAAGCTTATTGCCATTTGATATTGATCATAAAATTGTAGAATCAGTAAAGAAAACCAATAGAGTAATTTTTGCTGATGAGGATGTGCCAGGTGGTGCAACTGGATTCATGATGCAGAAAGTACTTGAAGAGCAAAAAGCTTATAAATATCTAGATGCTCAACCAATGACTATAACTGCTGAAGAACATAGACCAGCTTATGCTTCAGATGGTGATTATTTCAGTAAGCCTCAAGTTGAAACTGTATTTGATAGGGTTTATGAAATGATGAATGAATTTGATCCGGAACAATATCCAGCTTTGTATTAA
- the metF gene encoding methylenetetrahydrofolate reductase [NAD(P)H] — protein MKVTEHINNAKETVFSFEILPPLKGQNIKSLFENIEPLMEFKPPFIDVTYHREEYVYRDKGNGLLEKRTTRKRPGTVGICAAIKNRFDVDTVPHIICGGFSKEETENALIDLDFLGIDSLLVLRGDPIKSENKFIPDPNGHAYAIELMGQVVDMNHGKYIDEELQSATPTDFCIGVAGYPEKHFEAPSMKSDLKILKQKVEGGAEYVVTQMFFDNQKYFDFVKLCKAEGINVPIIPGLKPITSLKQMSALPRSFYLDLPDELVDQLENCKDNAEAKEVGIKWCIQQSKELIEFGAPCLHYYSMGKSDPIYRIAKEVF, from the coding sequence ATGAAAGTAACCGAACATATAAATAACGCAAAAGAAACCGTATTCTCATTTGAAATATTACCTCCACTAAAAGGACAAAATATCAAGTCATTATTTGAGAATATAGAACCACTGATGGAGTTCAAACCTCCATTTATTGATGTTACCTATCACAGGGAAGAATACGTTTATCGAGATAAAGGAAATGGATTACTTGAAAAAAGGACTACCCGGAAAAGACCTGGTACTGTAGGTATTTGTGCTGCTATCAAAAACCGTTTTGATGTAGATACTGTCCCTCATATCATTTGTGGTGGTTTCAGTAAGGAAGAAACAGAAAATGCCTTAATTGATTTAGATTTCCTTGGAATTGATTCTTTGCTGGTATTAAGAGGTGACCCTATTAAGTCAGAGAATAAATTTATTCCTGATCCGAATGGTCATGCTTATGCAATTGAATTAATGGGACAGGTCGTGGACATGAACCATGGTAAATACATAGATGAAGAATTACAATCGGCAACTCCTACAGATTTCTGCATAGGCGTTGCAGGCTATCCGGAAAAACATTTTGAAGCGCCTAGCATGAAGTCTGATTTGAAAATACTGAAACAAAAGGTAGAAGGAGGAGCTGAATATGTGGTGACTCAAATGTTCTTTGATAATCAGAAATATTTTGATTTTGTAAAATTATGTAAGGCTGAAGGAATAAATGTACCTATAATTCCAGGTTTGAAACCCATCACTTCCCTGAAGCAAATGTCTGCTTTACCTAGATCCTTTTATTTGGACTTACCAGATGAGTTGGTAGATCAACTAGAAAACTGTAAAGATAATGCTGAAGCAAAAGAAGTGGGTATTAAATGGTGCATACAGCAATCTAAAGAATTGATTGAATTTGGTGCGCCTTGCTTGCATTATTATTCTATGGGAAAATCAGATCCTATCTATAGAATTGCAAAGGAGGTGTTTTAA